Proteins encoded together in one Acidobacteriota bacterium window:
- a CDS encoding VWA domain-containing protein translates to MTTRFAIALLCIVLATALIAPALAQQADQVIKLEADLVTIDATVTDKNGNFIRKLKAEDFVVYEDNQPQKFEFFEANEEAALTRSVAVVFALDRSGSIKPEEIAKQREATESFVKLVRPESLFAVVTFSSEMEVLQDFTSEPQKISRAFRKIGEATGLSRIFGTIDRAVSMLKRAPRFRGGRRLRRVVIVITDGFDNLDSTDQQDLIRRANDAEVTVYSITLPSYMAGSVSGRSMTLLDVSRIVPMTGGSDFSADAKDFTPVFKAIAEEIRSSYTLAYYPEKKRRDGRVHQIRVEVRQTGAIIRTNRTSYHAPKEGKQS, encoded by the coding sequence GTGACAACCAGGTTCGCGATAGCTTTGCTATGCATCGTTTTGGCAACGGCGCTCATCGCGCCGGCGCTCGCACAGCAAGCCGATCAAGTGATCAAACTCGAAGCCGATCTGGTCACAATTGACGCGACGGTCACCGACAAGAACGGCAACTTCATACGCAAGCTCAAGGCGGAAGACTTCGTCGTCTATGAAGACAATCAGCCCCAGAAGTTCGAGTTCTTCGAAGCCAACGAGGAAGCCGCGCTCACCCGCTCGGTGGCGGTCGTCTTTGCGCTCGACAGGTCAGGCAGCATCAAGCCGGAAGAAATCGCCAAGCAACGCGAGGCAACCGAGAGTTTCGTTAAGTTAGTCCGGCCTGAATCGCTGTTTGCAGTCGTCACCTTCAGCAGCGAAATGGAAGTGCTTCAGGATTTCACCAGTGAGCCACAAAAAATCAGCCGGGCTTTCCGAAAGATCGGCGAGGCCACAGGCTTGTCGCGGATATTCGGCACAATTGACCGCGCAGTCTCGATGCTCAAACGCGCGCCTCGTTTTCGAGGCGGACGCCGACTCCGTCGTGTTGTCATTGTGATAACCGACGGCTTCGACAACCTGGACTCGACCGACCAGCAGGACTTGATACGCCGCGCTAACGATGCGGAGGTGACGGTCTATTCGATCACGCTGCCTTCGTACATGGCCGGGTCCGTAAGCGGCAGAAGCATGACGCTGTTGGACGTCTCACGCATCGTTCCGATGACCGGCGGTTCGGATTTTTCCGCCGACGCGAAGGACTTCACGCCGGTGTTCAAAGCCATCGCCGAAGAGATCAGGTCCAGCTACACGCTCGCCTACTATCCGGAAAAAAAACGCCGCGACGGGCGCGTTCATCAGATACGTGTCGAGGTTCGCCAGACGGGCGCAATCATCAGGACAAATCGCACTAGCTATCACGCGCCGAAGGAAGGCAAACAAAGTTGA